A stretch of Bombina bombina isolate aBomBom1 chromosome 2, aBomBom1.pri, whole genome shotgun sequence DNA encodes these proteins:
- the LOC128647096 gene encoding olfactory receptor 6M1-like, translating into MALDGINRTLVTEFILLGFPFISDVAFVFVFLVLLSYLFTMVGNLLILALVSSDHRLQSPMYFFLGNLSFLDVCFINTTVPKMLSGFLPGGKTISLNGCLAQSFSFFLFGVANFLLLSVMSFDRYVAICHPLHYSVIMHQRLCIQLMVGVWLVSFICILTPSVRIISLKFCSRLVNHFFCDVFPMFINSCTDTTSIQLLEILISSSVLLSSLLVTLISYIYIVNSILKIPSTDGRKKALSTCSSHALVVTLAYGSCIFTYAKPAKGRATDYDKKVALLITVVVPLLNPYIYTLRNQKVREILRTKLFMKK; encoded by the coding sequence ATGGCTTTGGATGGAATAAATAGAACTTTAGTGACAGAATTTATTTTGTTGGGGTTTCCTTTCATTTCAGATGTGGCTTTTGTCTTTGTCTTTCTGGTGCTTCTGTCCTACCTCTTCACCATGGTTGGTAACCTCCTTATACTTGCCTTGGTCTCCTCTGATCACAGGCTGCAGAGCCCAATGTATTTCTTCCTTGGTAATTTGTCCTTTTTGGATGTTTGCTTTATAAATACTACAGTTCCAAAAATGCTTAGTGGTTTCTTACCTGGTGGGAAAACAATCTCACTGAATGGTTGCCTTGCACAATCCTTTAGCTTCTTTTTATTTGGAGTTGCCAACTTCCTTCTCCTTTCAGTGATGTCTTTTGACCGCTATGTGGCTATCTGCCATCCCTTGCATTACTCTGTGATCATGCACCAAAGGCTATGTATACAGCTAATGGTTGGTGTATGGCTGGTGTCATTTATTTGCATCCTTACTCCATCTGTAAGAATCATAAGTTTGAAATTTTGTTCTAGACTGGTCAACCACTTTTTCTGTGATGTGTTTCCAATGTTTATTAACTCTTGCACTGATACTACCTCAATCCAGTTGCTGGAAATcctcatctcatcatcagttctTCTCAGTTCCCTTCTAGTCACCttgatatcatatatttatattgtaaattcCATATTAAAGATACCATCAACAGATGGAAGGAAGAAAGCATTGTCCACTTGCTCTTCCCATGCACTGGTTGTAACACTGGCATATGGCAGCTGTATTTTCACTTATGCAAAGCCAGCCAAGGGCCGTGCCACTGACTATGACAAGAAGGTTGCACTCCTGATCACTGTGGTTGTTCCTCTTCTTAATCCTTATATATACACCCTAAGAAACCAGAAGGTAAGAGAAATCCTCAGAACTAAACTGTTCATGAAGAAGTAA